A segment of the Chaetodon trifascialis isolate fChaTrf1 chromosome 2, fChaTrf1.hap1, whole genome shotgun sequence genome:
GCGTCACAAACTGTCCATCACAAGCagcgttttgtgtgttttaaagaagCCATCAGGAGGCTTAGTGTAGCACTTTGTAAGCCAAAGGTTCATCATTTCTTGATTCATCCACCCTTTCTCATTCACGGGCACGAGAACTTTGGAGGGGAGGGATTCGTGTTTTGGCATGGTTTTCCGTTTGAAAATGACCATCGGTGGCAGTCATTTAAATTAATCTCCTTGGCAACTGCCTCACGTAACTGCACCGTTGACAAGCCTCTTCCGGCAGCACGTTGTTCAAGCACCCATCTGTGGACTCGTTTCTCCAGCTCTGGCCATCATGCTTTAAGCCCGCGAttagctttctttgtttttttttctttgcagtaagAGAAACCTCTGCTTTTTGCCAGTACCTCATAAGTTTCTCACTCACTCCAAACTTTCGTTCTGCTGCATGATTACTGTTTTTGGCTGCATATTTTACTACCTGCAGTTTGTAACCTGTAGTATAGGATGTTCTTTTTGAggacattttgtttgtgttcagtctttCTCAGTTGTCTTTTATTTCAGGTAATTTGTGGTGCAGGAGTGGTACAGGTGCAGCATATAGTTGTCACAAGCCTAGAGCGCCCTCAAGCAGCTGTAGACGGTAATCCATAAACTGTGACCTCACCTGACTATAAATTGCGGGACCagccaaactatgaaaaaaagTGCGACTTATAGTCTACggtacacacaaacattccaaacaaacattttatttccaaGAAAACTCCATAGGGCACCTTTAGGATGTAAAGTCAATAAAATTTATATAGCTCAGTATCATAAATCAAATTTCTTCTCGGGGGCCTTTACAATCTGTGCAGTATATGACACCCTCTGTCTTTAGACCCTTAAGGTGTACAGTGTAACATGGAGCTAGGCTAGCAGTTCCCCCTccttccagtgtttgtgctaagctagggCTGAAGTGTGTCTTTCATCTTGTGCCTTTCATCAATCTACCCAAAACATCCACTCTTCATCTCTACAGCTCTGtgtggtttctgtttctgtaatgtaACTACACTTGCATAGAGAGAGATGAATTCTGGACTTACCCCCAGGCATTTGGGCTCTCCCCTCTGAATGGCAGTGCGCAGAGCCTGCTGTCTGTCATTCAGTTTGACAGCATTCACATCCTCTAGAACCTGCACCGTCAGATCCCTGGAGACTGCCACCGCCATTACTTAGAGAGGACAGCCGAGCTAAATTTCCAAACTGCAAGATTATGTTATAGATCAGTTCATATGTACACATCTGCTGTCATAATTACACGAAAAACATGTTAGAAGGATCATTATTTAGCATTAGTTTATTCTCTGTAACAGAAAATGAGCAAAGCAATGCGTGCTTTTAAGAATTTTCCTGCAGAAGGCAGCATAGACTTGCCAGTACTAAATACAAAGCATCATTATCAGTGTTATGAGATCTGCAGACACAGCTAAcagcagcttaaaaaaaaacaaaaacaaacaaacaaaaaaaaacataataggCTGTACCGTTAGTAGTAACACGTTTGTGTTGTGTATTGTATTGCTGCTTTTGGCTGCTTCTCATAAAAGCAAAGGACCAATTCaccaattcattttctgtttttgctggCAAAGTGTTGCTGTACCCACCTTCTGATATCTAGGCTAAAGGTTCATTTTCCGAATCTTATGTTCCCAGTGGGTGGTGTTACACATGTAAAACATTGTAATTGTAttgaaaatccagttttagCAGTGGTGTGATCCAGTAGCACAACACATTATTGTACAACAATCACGTCAAATACAGTTGGAGGAAGCAACAGTGTGATAGTGAGGATGTCTGAGTTGAACACAGTTATTTTTGGGTCCGACGCTATTTCCCACCTAGACTTAAATCCAGTCGGAAGACATCACTATTACTGCTACTGTGGTCTTGCAGGGATGAGTGTTGCGATCAGTCAGATCAAAACATCGTTTACGTTTACGCAAAAGTTACGCACAAATTAATTACAATATTGCGTAAGCGTGTCGCTTGTTTGACTTGAGCTATTGAAGCCCATAGtgtttttgtatatatatatatatatatatatatatatatattatagaCATTAAGCACAATCTAAACAAAAAGGCCTCACTCTGACCACTTTGACGGTAACAGGATACGTTTGTTGTCAAGACATTAGAAAGCGTGTCTGATTCCTACCTTTTTCTCTCGAAAGACAGAATGATAAATGTATCCTCCTTTATAAGCTTGGGCTTCTTTCGACCACTCCTGATTATTAATACGCCTTCCTGACATCTACTTTTTGCAGGCGATTGTATATGTGGATGCGCTCATGGGGGGGCTCCTCTGTCTTTGAATGTGATCCAGTGGAGCTCCTCCTTCATTTCCTTTAGTTTCAGTTCCAGAAATCATTAGGTTCTCGGCATTTCTCACTGTTAAAAGTTCGTCTGAAGGCAAGATTGTTTTCTCGGCGTAACATACAGCACGAGAATCATCTAAAGACAACTCAAGCTTCTCTGGACTTGCAAACCTTTTGTCGAGGTAAGTAATCCACTTCTCGATAtgacattattttgttatttaaatATTGATAAggtaaaacagaaaacaatcagtGGTCCTACGAGAAAGACACTGACGCTATTCTATTGTTTTGACGGAATGGACTTGAAGTGCCAAATTTCACCTTTAATTGTAGCGGGTTTACATGAAcattagatgagaagatatAAAAATATTACACTTTAAATTGTGCCACAATTTAGgtgataaaatgtaataaacttAAGTTGTCATATTAAATTTTTGGTGTCAGATATTGTATCCAGAAGACACTGAGTACCTTCACTGGTGAAGCTTTGCCAGGCCTGTGCTGCAGCCAGGTTCACTTCTTGCTTGTTTCTGGGATTTTCTGCCTTAGTTGTGTTGTATTATTGATTATGGTTGTGTTTGCCTCCAGTAGCAACTTAAATTTGATTTCAAAAGTTGCACCACGCACCAACCTGATTAAATCACAACCTGATTAAATTAAACAACTTCTCTATGCACCCTGTCTGccttctgtctgtgctgtctgtctttctgtacCCAAAACTCAGCTGGCCTATACCTGTATGCCCTGTGTCTATAGCCTGTCTGCAATTTTATGTACCCTCTCTGTACCTTAATGCACAATGCCTATGCCTGGAGCCTTTCTCTACCAGTACAGAAAAAAGTAGAACTTTATTTCTCACAaattctgctgctttgtgagGCAAAGAGTTTTCCTTGTCTATCTCCCATTACCTTGTATGTATACTCTCACTTTATAGGGAAAACATGATACATATCTTTGCTGGACATGGGGACCCACTTCCCATGTAAATCCAAAAGCAAATTGACTTATCAAAACGTGCACATTGATAACAGCATGGTAACTGAAAAtttgaaaatgcattaaattaaccaaaacatggaaaaattaGTGCATAAAGAAAGATAGGTTACTTTGTTTCTATAGACAAAATTTTCCCCTCGCTGACCCCCATCCCATCCCCACTTCTTTCTTATTcttcctgccttcctcctcctgtcaccACATCTGCTTCTCATCCTGCAGCATTCCTGACTTTCCTAAGAGGATTCTAACATGTGGTTTTGatgaactacacacacacacacacacacacacacacacacacacacacacacacacacacacacacacacacacacacacacacacacacacactctctctctctctctctctctctctctctctgttcccttttctctctttcactacCTCATTTTGTTCCCTGTTTCTCAATCCCTTCTTCCCTGTGCAAACAGATAAGCTgcacacagcaaaacacacatgagTGCACTGGCACAAATACACCTCACATTCTACTTAGCTTTATTGGTTCCCCACTGTCTTTTGCCCTCTCCAGTTGTGTGTCTCATGATCATGTGGTCTGTCTCTGTTGTTCTTTGGGTCCATTCAAGTAGGGTTTTTTTTAGACagtctgctcctctttctctctgattgAGGTTTGCAGTTTTCAAACATTATTGTCTAATGATaacatttctccttttgtctcaCAGTCAAAATAAGTTAACTAAACCATTTTCTAACATGCATATTTTAATGTATGGACAATCAGATGGAACATATAACCTTGACCTACTTAATGTAGGCTTTAGGTAAACATTTTGACAGGCGTTCAATACGGTTATAGTGCCTACATTACATAGGGTAATCAGTACAGACCACCACTCAGAAGATAATGCTATCAAATCCATGCCACTATGTCTGATTACTATGCAACATTATCCAACACACTCTTAATCATGGCGGTGTAGTTAAGACATCAGTGCTATAGCCACTCTCTTGTGCATACCTTATGCCAAATCAATGTAACATGATGTAAATGATATAAAGAATGCTAAAAGAATTCCAGCTGAGGTAATGGCAGCTACTTTCCTCAACAGTGCCCTAACATCAGAACAAAACATTGAAATAGAGTCCTGGGTCTATGGGCTTGTTGACCCCTTTTTCACTGGAGGTGTAACATTTACTCTTTATCATTGTTATTAATGAGGAATACTCAGAAGATTTCTTTAGATATTTTAGATCCCCCTTATAATAAGTTTTTTGTGGCTGCTGTTTTACTAAGTAATTATGATGTAATTACcctattattatttaatatggGTTCAGTAGTATTTACAGTGTAATTTATTTCCAGGTCCCTCCTAAAAGCAAATTTGTTACCCAATCATTTATATCCATTCGTCATCCCTCTTCCCTTCTACCTACTGGTAAGTACTCAGTAGCTACTTCATTGATACCGCATTTGTGAAAAATATTTACTCTGTATCTCTGTTTATATAACGTAGACTATACACTATTTACCCTGCACATGTGCATTGTAGTACTCTAACTAGgcctctccatcctctgctgctATCTTGCCACACTACTACAGGAGTTTGTACACACAATCTCTCAGTGTCTGATTTCACAGTCAACCTtccactttcagcagatgaatgtgaaaacagccttctagTGTCAGATTCTGCACAGTAAAGCTCAGACATTCAACTGTatgaacaagaagaaaaaacatatttttgagtGGAAGGTGACTTTAAGATTGATCAAAATCTAGAGAGGTATTAGGTTGGTTTGATTATAACACCAATGGGTTAGTGGGAACCCCCTCTTCACTTCAGATACATTCTACTGTTATTTACGACTTAAGTTTCCTGTTTTGCAGCAACATGTCCTCTCAGAGGGTGCCAGCAGTTGAAACCAGGTTACATCAACTGTCCACCAGGTTTGACCCTGAAACAGCTGCGGTGAGATCAGGACAACAATTTGAATTCTAAGTATAACTTCCAATAAATTATTATTTAGTGAAGTGTAATTCCaaatctctgtgtttgtgtaggtggTGACCATTCTGTTGGGGCTGTTCCaggtgctgctgtctgtcctgctcgCTTATGCTGATGAAACTCTGCCAAAACTCTTCATACTGCCACTTGTTTCAGGAATTTTAGTATGTATCCTCTTGATTCCTATTTTTACTATTAAAACAGAATAGTAAAAGCCTGACTGATGCTTTTATAATGAAAACTGGTCAAAAGGTGCTGAGCTCTTGCAGATTGTCTACATTTGCATAAGAcaacttttcattcataattcatCATCAGTAAAGAATAAGACATCCAAATATACCCAAAATTTGGGTGCTATCTAACCCCAGTGTACCCATAAGAGCTCTTAAATGTAAGGGAAACAGCTTTACACATTCTTCGATCTTGATCTGGCAGACCTTTGTCACTCAATCCTCCAACTGAGCAGACTGATAAGAAACAACCTGTAACTGTCAGCTCAGCCCCTTTTATACAGAATTTAACCTCAATCTTTTTGAATTACAGTGTGGCCTTATGCAAGATCTGAAAATGTGTTATATAATGATACAAGTGTAATGTGGAAAGCAATTACATTGTGTATTGTGGTTATGATAGATATGACCCataatttttcttttcttttcttaagtTTATTTAAAGAGGACAGCGCACATCAAtcatacattactgtaaatgtgccagtgttAGCCAAAGGCTAGTTTCCAACTGTAGTCCTCCGGCATGGTGTTAAGAGCCACTGAGGCATACAAGGgtcataatacataataaaagcaaaacaaaacagaaaacaagtacATAGGAGAGATAGAATTTGAggacaaaatacaacatatcaaggtactgagagagagacaatcaATACAAAACTACCGGTACAGATACAACAGACAATAATCCTTGACTTAAAAATAAGGGAACCTATTTGACTATACTTGGAATATAGTCTGAAAGAAAGGGTTATTGGTGGCTGTAATCATACTAAAACAATATCACAATGGAAGATACAAAGAGTGGAATGATTACAACCACCACTAACACCTCCTCATCCCCATCCTCATCTTCAACCGCTTATCAGGGGTCGGGTCACGGCACCAATAACACTTTCAGTGTAAATATGTACATGTCACTGTTTTATTAGTGCAACATTGACTtgcaacaaaaaataaataagtaaaaatataGTGACAATTGATCTTGAACAAATGAAGTTATTTGAACCTGCAAAATGATCACATTGTGAAATACAAGGTTCTCGACTTCATGTCACGTGCTCTGACAACAGCAGCGTCTCTCATTCAAGTCcaaaactgtttgtgtgtttcagattgTGGCAGGAGGATCATTCACCATGGCCAGTAAGAGGAACCCCAGCAAACTACTGGTACATTCACATAACAAGCTAATCTAAATGCTCATGGGAGATTTTACTCCAAACATATCTCAAACACCATAGAACTGTTCGATCGGTTCAGCAACCGAAAACTGTAGTCTTAAAGGTTTTTAATGTCACAGATCCTGGAAGTCAGACAATACATTCCGGAAAAAAATGTTAACGCAAGTGTTACACTGTATAATCTGCATGCAAACTAATAGTATTACAGCCATATGATAATCCTCAGTCAACCCCAAGGCTTAAATGAACTTCACAGTGATGGATCTTGACTGCTGCCCTCCACAGCTTCGAGGTTGTGCCTGCAGTAATATGGTTGGCCTGCTGGGGGCAATGCTTGCATTCTTCCTCTACTGTTACAGCCTCAGCATTGCACGCAATGAGCTGTGTGTGCCCATTCCTCATGACTATGATGGCTACAGACGTTCATATTATGGGTGTCCCGGGGAAGCATTGGCGGTCAGTGCATTGTTTTCATCAAACTTTTTTTAAGTGAAgtcaaaaaaagaacagaattGAGAGGTGAGATTAATGGTGCTGGTTAGGAAGGATGGAGATATGGGAAACATGGAAtaattgtgatgatgatgatgatgatgatgatgatgatgatgatgatgatgatgatgatgatgataaggaGAAATAAATGCATAATAGAATAAAGACTGCAGCACCATCAGATTTCTGGCATAACAGACAAGGAAAAGTGAACAATCCTGTCTCATGAGAAGATTCAGTGTATCTTAATGAATTGTAGCTTATTGTAGAAGACTGTAGCTGCAGCTTTATCACTTCAATCAGTGTAAGTGTatgatgtgttttcttctcctgcAGGCCTATTGCTGGAGTgtgacactgctgctgctgctctatGACAGTGGTGCCGTCGTCTTGCACTGCCTCCTGTCTATCTCTGCCTTCAAAGCACTCAAAACggaataatacacacacacagattctaTGACATGGCTGTGAGTTTATAGTCAATAAATAATGTGATGAAATATTGTAAccacaaataaaaagaagatAAATTGATTCATTTAATTGATAAATGAATTTAACCACCAGTTTAACAACCAACCACCAAACTTTGAAAAATGGCATAAGTTAGAAAATacacgggctgcacggtggcgcagcaggtagtgcgcgtgcctcacagcaaggaggttgccggttcgatccccgggtcaggcggggcctttctgtgtgaagtttgcatgttcttcccgtgcatgcgtgggttctctccgggtactccggcttcctcccacagaccaaaaacatgctcattaggttaattgatgactctaaattgtccgtaggtgtgagtgtgagtgtgaatgtttgtctgtctttgcatgtggccctgcaatcggctggcgaccggttcagggtgtaccccgcctctcgcccattgtagctgggataggctccagccccccgcaaccccgaaagggataggcggtatagataatggatggatgg
Coding sequences within it:
- the LOC139345449 gene encoding uncharacterized protein gives rise to the protein MSSQRVPAVETRLHQLSTRFDPETAAVVTILLGLFQVLLSVLLAYADETLPKLFILPLVSGILIVAGGSFTMASKRNPSKLLLRGCACSNMVGLLGAMLAFFLYCYSLSIARNELCVPIPHDYDGYRRSYYGCPGEALAAYCWSVTLLLLLYDSGAVVLHCLLSISAFKALKTE